The proteins below come from a single Isoptericola dokdonensis DS-3 genomic window:
- a CDS encoding ComEC/Rec2 family competence protein, producing MTGDLRLVPVALTVWVVAWWLTGSRPLAGVVLLLAGGVMAGCVLAVRGAGPVLAHLLLACAGLVALAGSFQVQADARGALPGLAVEEAQATLHGTVVSAARPARFGDGSTWEIGVDHVTARGATTTARGHVVVTAPGDPPRVGAAVVVRARLAPPGLGEGTVAEATATKAVVERAAPHPALRVTDRMRTALLEVTDPLTPQARGLVPGVAFGDTTRVPDELDDAMRVTGLTHATAVSGSHFTIVLAVVTALLVVAGVPRGWRVVALVVAAGGFVLLVGPEPSVLRAVWTCAAGLLGLALGRPGQGLPALAAASTVLLVVDPWLARSFGFALSCAATAGIVLLAGPLARRLAPWCGRALAFAVAVPWAAQAACGPVLVLLDPAVALVAVPANVVAAPALVPATVLALAATLLAPWAPGVAGPLAWLAGLPTGWLAGVATVGAAVPGHQVPWWSGPVGAVVLAVVTLLVLVLVLRWEPPDDPARPDVVGLLRRIARARRPAPGVAVPVAARAVRSGRSARGRGGRGVPVLAGVLVAGGALVVAVLVVVPRVGGGAGSPPDWQVVACDVGQGDALVLRSGPASAVLVDVGPPGDAAARCLTRLGVRRVDLLVLSHFHTDHVGGLEQVLAAVPVERALVSALAEPEAPAARARAALTAAGVDVAVGAPDQQGSAGDVTWQVLGATGAGVGANDASVALAVRTASGLDVVTLGDLEEPGQRALAERLRGRGFPTDPVEVVKMAHHGSASQDTGLAALLSPAVVLVTVGENDYGHPTDSALDLYAGTGARVVRTDECGTAALVVREARLAVSCGAGP from the coding sequence GTGACCGGCGACCTGCGCCTCGTCCCGGTGGCGCTCACCGTCTGGGTGGTCGCCTGGTGGCTGACCGGGTCGCGCCCGCTCGCCGGTGTCGTCCTGCTCCTGGCCGGCGGGGTGATGGCCGGGTGCGTGCTCGCGGTTCGTGGCGCCGGCCCCGTTCTCGCGCACCTCCTGCTGGCGTGCGCGGGGCTCGTCGCCCTCGCGGGGTCGTTCCAGGTGCAGGCCGACGCGCGCGGGGCGCTGCCCGGTCTCGCCGTCGAGGAGGCGCAGGCCACGCTGCACGGCACCGTCGTCTCGGCCGCCCGCCCGGCCCGGTTCGGTGACGGCTCCACGTGGGAGATCGGCGTCGACCACGTCACCGCCCGCGGCGCGACGACCACCGCCCGGGGTCACGTCGTCGTCACCGCTCCCGGCGACCCGCCGCGGGTCGGCGCGGCCGTGGTCGTCCGCGCCCGGCTCGCGCCACCCGGCCTCGGCGAAGGGACCGTCGCCGAGGCCACGGCCACCAAGGCGGTGGTCGAACGCGCCGCACCCCACCCGGCGCTGCGCGTCACCGACCGGATGCGCACGGCGCTCCTGGAGGTCACCGACCCGCTGACGCCGCAGGCCCGCGGTCTCGTGCCCGGCGTGGCGTTCGGGGACACCACCCGCGTGCCGGACGAGCTCGACGACGCGATGCGCGTCACCGGCCTGACCCACGCCACGGCGGTGTCGGGCAGCCACTTCACGATCGTGCTCGCCGTCGTCACCGCCCTGCTCGTCGTGGCCGGGGTGCCCCGGGGCTGGCGGGTCGTCGCCCTTGTCGTCGCCGCGGGCGGGTTCGTGCTGCTCGTCGGACCCGAGCCGTCGGTGCTGCGGGCGGTGTGGACGTGCGCCGCCGGGCTCCTGGGCCTCGCCCTCGGTCGCCCCGGCCAGGGCCTGCCGGCCCTGGCAGCCGCCTCGACCGTGCTGCTCGTCGTGGACCCGTGGCTCGCCCGCTCGTTCGGCTTCGCGCTGTCCTGCGCCGCGACCGCCGGCATCGTGCTGCTCGCCGGACCGCTCGCCCGCCGCCTCGCCCCCTGGTGCGGTCGGGCGCTCGCCTTCGCCGTCGCCGTGCCGTGGGCCGCGCAGGCCGCCTGCGGCCCGGTCCTGGTTCTGCTGGACCCCGCGGTCGCGCTCGTCGCGGTCCCCGCCAACGTGGTCGCCGCCCCCGCGCTCGTCCCAGCCACCGTTCTTGCCCTGGCCGCCACGCTGCTCGCGCCCTGGGCGCCCGGCGTCGCCGGGCCCCTCGCATGGCTCGCCGGACTGCCCACGGGCTGGCTCGCCGGGGTCGCGACCGTCGGCGCGGCGGTGCCCGGCCACCAGGTCCCGTGGTGGTCCGGGCCGGTCGGGGCGGTGGTCCTCGCCGTGGTCACGCTGCTCGTGCTGGTCCTCGTGCTGCGGTGGGAGCCGCCGGACGACCCGGCTCGGCCGGACGTCGTCGGGCTCCTGCGCAGGATCGCCCGAGCTCGCCGTCCGGCGCCGGGCGTCGCGGTCCCGGTGGCGGCCCGTGCGGTGCGGTCCGGGCGGTCGGCACGTGGCCGGGGAGGCCGGGGCGTGCCGGTCCTGGCCGGGGTGCTGGTGGCAGGCGGCGCACTGGTCGTCGCGGTGCTCGTCGTGGTCCCGCGGGTCGGCGGAGGTGCGGGCTCGCCGCCGGACTGGCAGGTCGTGGCGTGCGACGTCGGTCAGGGCGACGCGCTGGTGCTGCGCAGCGGCCCGGCGTCGGCGGTGCTCGTGGACGTCGGTCCGCCCGGCGACGCCGCGGCGCGCTGCCTGACGCGGCTCGGCGTCCGGCGTGTGGACCTGCTCGTGCTGAGCCACTTCCACACCGACCACGTCGGCGGGCTGGAGCAGGTGCTCGCCGCCGTCCCGGTCGAGCGCGCCCTGGTGTCCGCCCTCGCCGAACCTGAGGCTCCCGCCGCCCGCGCCCGTGCGGCGCTCACCGCCGCGGGGGTGGACGTGGCGGTGGGCGCGCCGGACCAGCAGGGGTCCGCGGGGGACGTGACCTGGCAGGTGCTCGGCGCCACGGGCGCCGGGGTGGGCGCCAACGACGCGAGCGTCGCGCTCGCCGTGCGCACGGCGTCCGGGCTCGACGTGGTCACCCTCGGTGATCTGGAGGAGCCCGGCCAGCGGGCGCTCGCCGAGCGGCTGCGCGGGCGCGGGTTCCCCACCGACCCGGTCGAGGTGGTGAAGATGGCCCACCACGGGTCGGCCTCCCAGGACACGGGGCTCGCGGCGCTGCTGTCGCCCGCCGTCGTGCTGGTCACCGTCGGGGAGAACGACTACGGCCACCCCACCGACTCCGCCCTCGACCTCTACGCGGGCACGGGAGCGCGGGTGGTCCGCACCGACGAGTGCGGCACCGCGGCGCTGGTCGTGCGGGAGGCCCGGCTGGCGGTGTCGTGCGGGGCGGGTCCGTGA